The following coding sequences lie in one Arachis ipaensis cultivar K30076 chromosome B03, Araip1.1, whole genome shotgun sequence genomic window:
- the LOC107629484 gene encoding peptidyl-prolyl cis-trans isomerase NIMA-interacting 4: MGKDSKPKESGKGKGKQAASGSDENASKGKGKGAKSADGLGTCTYVKARHILCEKQGKINEAYKKLQDGWLENGDKVPPAEFAKVAQEYSECPSGKKGGDLGWFPRGKMAGPFQDVAFATPIGATSAPFKSTHGYHIILCEGRKN, from the exons ATGGGAAAAGACTCAAAGCCAAAGGAGTCAGGAAAGGGAAAGGGGAAACAAGCAGCAAGTGGAAGTGATGAGAATGCTTCTAAGGGAAAAGGGAAAGGTGCCAAAAGTGCAGATGGCCTTGGTACCTGCACCTATGTCAAAG CAAGGCACATCCTGTGTGAGAAGCAAGGTAAGATTAATGAGGCATACAAGAAGCTGCAGGATGGTTGGCTTGAAAATGGCGATAAGGTCCCACCAGCAGAGTTTGCAAAG GTAGCCCAGGAATACTCTGAATGTCCATCAGGAAAGAAGGGTGGAGACCTTGGATGGTTTCCGCGAGGAAAGATGGCTGGACCATTTCAGGATGTAGCGTTTGCCACGCCAATTGGAGCCACCAGTGCTCCATTCAAGTCAAC GCATGGCTACCATATTATATTATGTGAAGGAAGGAAGAACTGA
- the LOC107629483 gene encoding galactoside 2-alpha-L-fucosyltransferase produces the protein MKRVHHRNHQEQKKCPSIIMMRLAGLCVFSTIILSVVFSLSLVLRDPPSDAVPISVPRWIDDKLLAGLLPAGFDETSCLSRYDSLINRKGLSAKPSSYLISRLRKYEALHRECGPYTESYNKTVKDLRSGVPSQSSSAACKYLVWISYSGLGNRILTIASAFLYALLTNRVLLLDPGLDMTDLFCEPFPHASWFLPPDFPLRAQFHHLNQKSAHCYGKMIKDKSVTASFVYLHLAHDYDDQDKLFFCDEDQRFLDQVPWLLVRTDNYFVPSLFLMPSFEQELNQLFPNRETVFHFLARYLFHPTNRVWGLVIRYYEAYLANVDERVGIQIRVFDTGTGPFQHVLDQILACVFKENLLPDVNRKQATISSSGKPKSKAVLMTSLSSGYSEKVRDMYWEFPTTTGEAVGVFQPSHEGYQQTENQMHNQKAWAEMYLLSLTDVLVTSSWSTFGYVAQGLGGLKPWILYKPENRTAPDPPCQRAMSMEPCFHAPPFYDCKAKKGIDTGKLVPHVRHCEDMSWGLKLVHNYA, from the exons ATGAAGAGGGTTCATCACAGGAATCATCAGGAGCAGAAGAAATGCCCTTCCATAATAATGATGCGCCTCGCCGGTTTGTGCGTCTTCTCCACAATCATCCTCTCCGTCGTCTTCTCCCTCTCCCTCGTCCTTCGAGATCCTCCCTCCGACGCCGTCCCCATATCTGTGCCCC GTTGGATTGACGATAAGCTGCTTGCTGGTCTTCTACCTGCTGGATTCGATGAAACCTCTTGTCTAAGCAGATATGATTCGCTCATTAACCGCAAAGGATTATCAGCAAAACCTTCTTCATACCTCATTTCTAGATTAAGAAAATATGAAGCGCTCCACAGAGAATGTGGACCTTATACTGAATCCTACAATAAAACAGTGAAAGATCTGAGGTCCGGTGTTCCAAGCCAGTCATCTTCGGCTGCTTGTAAATATCTAGTGTGGATTTCATACAGCGGTTTAGGGAATAGGATATTGACCATTGCTTCTGCATTCCTTTATGCTCTCCTCACCAACCGTGTTCTCTTGCTTGATCCGGGACTTGACATGACTGATCTCTTTTGCGAGCCCTTCCCACACGCTTCCTGGTTCCTTCCTCCCGATTTCCCTCTTCGTGCTCAATTCCATCATCTCAATCAGAAATCTGCTCACTGTTATGGGAAAATGATCAAGGATAAATCAGTTACAGCATCTTTTGTGTACCTTCATCTAGCGCATGACTACGACGATCAAGATAAGCTATTCTTCTGCGATGAAGACCAACGTTTTCTTGATCAGGTACCTTGGTTATTAGTCAGAACAGATAATTACTTCGTTCCGTCGCTATTCTTGATGCCGTCTTTTGAGCAGGAACTGAATCAGCTGTTTCCAAATAGGGAAACAGTTTTCCATTTCTTAGCTAGGTATCTGTTCCACCCCACAAATAGAGTATGGGGACTAGTCATTAGATACTATGAAGCTTATTTAGCTAATGTGGATGAGAGAGTAGGTATACAGATTAGAGTGTTTGACACCGGAACAGGTCCATTTCAACATGTATTGGATCAGATCTTAGCTTGTGTTTTCAAGGAGAATCTATTACCCGATGTTAACAGGAAGCAGGCTACTATTAGTTCATCAGGAAAGCCGAAGTCGAAAGCAGTACTCATGACATCCTTAAGCTCTGGTTATTCCGAAAAGGTCAGAGATATGTACTGGGAATTTCCCACCACGACGGGAGAAGCAGTTGGCGTTTTCCAGCCAAGCCATGAAGGATATCAACAAACTGAGAATCAGATGCACAACCAAAAAGCTTGGGCAGAAATGTACCTCTTAAGCTTAACCGACGTGTTGGTTACTAGCTCATGGTCTACTTTCGGCTATGTGGCACAGGGACTGGGAGGTTTAAAACCATGGATACTATACAAGCCTGAGAATAGAACAGCTCCAGATCCTCCTTGTCAACGTGCTATGTCGATGGAGCCATGTTTCCATGCTCCTCCCTTTTATGACTGCAAGGCTAAGAAAGGAATTGACACTGGTAAACTTGTTCCACATGTTAGGCACTGTGAGGATATGAGCTGGGGTCTTAAGCTTGTACATAACTATGCGTAG